From Cystobacter fuscus DSM 2262:
TCGCGGAGCCGCTCCGGCGTGAGCGTATGCGCGAGCCACCGCCAGGCCTCATCCGTCCGGACCCAGAGGCCAATGTTCGCGGTGCCGCCCTTGTCTCCACTTCGCGCGGCGACGATCCGGCCGAGCGCCACCCGGCGCATGGGCCCCGGGGGCAGCGGCGCGGGAAGCGACGGGGCCTCCACCGCGGCGAGGGCCCACGTCTGTTCCGACGGAGGAATGCCCACCCGCGTCCCCTCCGGGAGGACGGCGACGTGCTCGACGAGCGCCGCGTCGACATAGGCCGGAGTGTAGACGCCATACGGCATGCCGTCCGTGGGAGGCGTCGTCATCGTGAAGCCCGGGTAGCTCGCCAGGGCGAGTTCGATGGCCGCCCCGCTGAAGGCACGCCCCACCTTCTTCTCGTCCGAGTCCTTCGCCACGACGCGCAGGAACGCGGCCGCCTGTTCTTCCGTGGAGGCATCCTCCCGATCGGTCCGCACGAGCGTCCAGTGCACCTCGCGGGGCTTCTTGGGGAGGGCGGCCTCGAGCTGCTCGCGCACCAGACGGGCCTTCTCTTCGATGTCGAGCCCCACGAGCACGAAGGTCATCTCGTTGCGGAAGCCGCCCAGGCTGTTCAGGCAGACCTTCAGGGAGGGAGGAGGCGGCTCGCCACGCACCCCGGAGATGCGCACGCGATCGCCCCCCACGGCGGAGAGCTCCACGGTGTCGAAGCGCGCCGTCACATCGGGGCCCGCGTACCGGGCACCCTCGATTTCGTAGAGCAGCTGCGCGGTCACCGTATCGACGGACACCGCGCCCCCCGAGCCCTCGTGTTTGGTGATGATGGACGAGCCGTCAGCGTGAAGCTCCGCGAGGGGGAAGCCGGGGCGGCGCGCGTCGATCTCCGTGAAGAAGGAGTAGTTGCCCCCCGTGGCCTGGGCACCGCACTCGAGCACGTGCCCAGCGGCCTGGGCGCCCGCGAGGCAATCCCAATCATCGCGCCGCCAGCCGAAGTGCGCGGCCGCCGGTCCCACGACGAGCGAGGCATCCGTCACTCGTCCGGTGACGACGATGTCGGCCCCCGCGCGCAGGCACTCGGCGATTCCCCACGCGCCCAGGTAGGCGTTCGCCGTGAGCGGCGTGCCCAGCCCGAGCGCCCCGGCACGGGCCAGGAGTTCATCTCCCTCGACGTGCGCCACCCGGACCTGGAGGCCCAGCCGCTCGGCGAGGGCCCGGAGCGCGGTCGCGAGCCCCGCGGGGTTCAACCCTCCGGCGTTCGTGACGATCTTCACCCGCTTCTCGACGGCGAGCGCCAGGCACTGCTCCATCTGACGGAGGAAGGTCTTGGCGAAGCCGCCATTGGCATCCTTCAGCCGATCCCGGCCGAGGATGAGCATCGTCAGCTCGGCGAGGTAGTCGCCCGTGAGGACGTCGAGCTGTCCCCCCTCGAGCATCTCGCGGAAGGCGGAGAAGCGATCACCGTAGAAACCCGAGGCATTGCCGACACGAAGGGGGGAGGCGCTCATGCCCCCCTAGACATAGCCGAAGCGGCGGCGCAGGAACCACTCGGCCCCCATCAACCCCACGAGCGCCACGAGGTAGTACCAGCGATCCCACAGCGGCTTGTCCTTCGCCCGGCCCACCTCCACCACCGGCGGATCCAACAGCGGCACATCGTCCGGCAGGCCACTCATGGGCAGCCGGTATGACTTGCCCCCGGTGTACTTGGCGATCTGCTCCATCAGCTCCGGCCGCACCGAGGCGTCCGACAACTCCGGGCCCACCGCGCGCACCGCCACCGCGTCCTCGCCCCGGCCCAGGTCCGTCTCGCCCTTCTTCGCCGTGGCCACCAGCTTGTACGGCCCGGGGGCGGGCGGAGGGAACTCCAGCCGCACCACGCCATCCGCCCCCGTCTGGCCCGTCTGCACCGCCACCGGCTTCTGCGTGTCCACCGACACCAGTTCCACCCGCACCTGGGCATCCTGTGCCGGCTGGTAGTCCGACGTGCGCGACGCCACCACCACGCCCACGGGCCGGCCCGGCTCCACCGAGGGAGGATCCGCCGTCACGTTGAGCGTGGTCAGGTCCGGGTCGCGCACCAGCCAACGCAGCGCGTTGCCCCAGAAGCGATCATAGGTGCGGCTGGGCGAGCCCTCCTTGTGCGCGGTGAAGGCCCAGTACCAGCTCGCGTCCGTGGCCAGCACCATCGCCCGGCCCCGGCCGTAGTCCCACACGGCCACCAGCGGCGCGTTCTTCCCGTCCGTCGTGAGGAAGGGATGGTCCATGAGCACCGTCGCCCCCGGCTTGGCGCGCGTCAGGTTGGCGCCCGGAATGGCGGGCAGCTCCGCCCACGCCGACTCCGTGCTCGTGCCCCCCGAGGCCATCGCCGTCACCGGGTGGCGCATCCCCTCGGGCGTCAACCGCGCCTTGAAGGAATCGACGTTGGCCGGGCCCGCGCCCTCCAGCGGCAGCGCCTCGTAGAGCGTGGGCATGTTCGCCCGGCCCTCGCCCAGCACGCTGTCGCCGCCGATCATCACCAGCGCGCCGCCGTTGTGCACGTAGCGCTCGAGGTTGCGCTCGTACTGGGCGATGGACAGCGACGAGTCCGAGTAGCCGAAGTTCTGGAAGATGACGACGTCGAAGGTGTCCAGCTTCGTGTCGAAGATCTCCTCCATGGGGAAGGGGATGAGCGACAGCTCGCGCTCCTGGCTCACCACGCCCGGATCATCGGACATGGTGCGCAGGATGTAGAAGGACACCATGTCCACGTTGGCGTCCTGGCGCAGCAGGCCGCGCAGGAAGCGCTCGTCCCACGAGGGCTTGCCCACCACCAGCAGCACGCGCACCCGGTCGCGGATGACCTTGAGCACGAAGGAGCGCGTGTTGTTGTCGCCCACCGCCTCGTCCGGGTACACCGGCACGCTCACGGTGTAGACGAAGCGGCCCGTCTGGTCCGGTGTGAAGGTGAAGCCAATGGGCTTCACGTCGTCCGAGGAGTCGAAGCGCACGGACTTGCTCGCCACCACCTTGCCTTCCTGCTTGAGCACCACCGGCACGTCCTGGCCGGAGAAGCCCCGGCCGTGCACCTCCACCTCCACGGTGAGCGAGTTGCGCACGAAGGCGAAGTCATCCACCTTCACCCGCTCGACGGCCAGGTCCTTGAGCGCCTCCTGGCCCACCACGAAGGTGGACACCGGCACGTTCAGGTCCGCGAGCGCCGCGCGCGCCCGGCCCACCACGCCATTGGCCAACTCCACGTTGTCCGCGCCATCGCTCAAGAGCAGCACGCCGCCGAGCTTCTTGGCCCCCTGCGCCCCCGCGCCCGCCGAGCGCAGGGCCGACAGCAGGTCGGACGTGCCCGCGCGCGCCGGCTCCTTGGTGAGCGTCTCGGCGGTGACGGGCGCCAGTTCCGGGTCGAAGCCGTACAGTTCCACCGTGTAGCGGTCCTGGAGCGCCGCCAGTCCCGACGCGGCCCCCTCCAGGAAGGCGGCCGCCTGGGCCGAGCGCGTCACGCCCCCGGGCTCCACCGGGAAGTTCATGGAGGCCGAGCGGTCCACCAGCACCGCCAGCCGGTTCTTCATCCGCGCCACCTGGAGGTTGCGAATGCCGGGCTCGAGCAGGAAGAAGAGCGCCGCGACGCCCGCGCCCAGACGCAGGCCCCAGAGCGCCCAGCGCCGCGCCCGCGCGGGCTCGCGCCGCACGCCCCACGCCGCCAGTCCCACGCCGAGCGCCACGCCCACCCCCAGCAGCACCAGCACCCACACGGGCAGCGGCGAGAGGCTGACGAGCTTCCAGGCATTGAAGGGAGTGGAGTCCATGAATGACAGTCGAAGTCCCGCGCTTCAGCGGCGCTTGTTGAGGATGAGCGGCAGGTGGACGGCGTCGTCCTTGTAGTCCAGGCAGAGCGCGTACATGCAGAGATTGATGCCCAGGCGCACCGCCAGCTCGCGCTGGGGCTCGCCCCCGGGCGTGACGTCGAACTCGTAGTCGCCCAGCTCGCCGCGGCTCCACGCCCCCGCCAGATCGTTCTGCGAGTACATCACCGCCGCGCGCTTGCCCACCATGGCCGCCTCGAGCTGGGGCTTGTTGAGCACCCGGCCCGGAGCGGAATCCAGCAGGAAGAAGCTCTTGAAGACGACGTGGGTGGAGGGCACGGGGGTGAGCGGGCTGCGGGGCAGCACCCGGGCGATCTCCCGGCGGAAGCTCGCGTCGAAGCCCTCCCCGTCGCTGCCGTCATTGGCGTCCGCGAGCAGGAAGCCGCCAAAGGTGAGGTAGCGCCGCAGGTTCTCCACCTCCGCGGTGCTGAAGGGCGGAAAGCCCCCGTCCGCTCCCAGGTAGAGGAAGGGGTACTCGAAGATCTCCGGGCTGGAGAGGGCGAAGGGGCGGGCATCGGGCAGCACCTCCACGGAGGTACGCCGTTGCACCTCCCAGGAAATGCGCCGCAGACCAGACAGGCGGGCATCCCAGTGGCCTCCGTGCCGGGCCACCGCGGGGATGAAACGGCTCTTTTCTCCGAAGGCGGACGCACGTCCGGCCAGCAGCGGGACGAGCGCCGCGCTCCCGAACAGCAGGTGGCGACGGCTAAGGGGGCGCACGGGCATGGGGGACCTATATACCGTCGACGCGCCATCGCATTCCCCGCTATACAGGAGGGCCATGGCGAAAGGCGGACAGACGCCCAGGGAGCCCGTATCCCCCCGGATGCAGGCGGCGTGGAAGCTCAAGGAAGCCGGGGACGTGGTGGCCGCGCGGCATGCCGCCGAACGGCTCCTCGTC
This genomic window contains:
- a CDS encoding acyclic terpene utilization AtuA family protein translates to MSASPLRVGNASGFYGDRFSAFREMLEGGQLDVLTGDYLAELTMLILGRDRLKDANGGFAKTFLRQMEQCLALAVEKRVKIVTNAGGLNPAGLATALRALAERLGLQVRVAHVEGDELLARAGALGLGTPLTANAYLGAWGIAECLRAGADIVVTGRVTDASLVVGPAAAHFGWRRDDWDCLAGAQAAGHVLECGAQATGGNYSFFTEIDARRPGFPLAELHADGSSIITKHEGSGGAVSVDTVTAQLLYEIEGARYAGPDVTARFDTVELSAVGGDRVRISGVRGEPPPPSLKVCLNSLGGFRNEMTFVLVGLDIEEKARLVREQLEAALPKKPREVHWTLVRTDREDASTEEQAAAFLRVVAKDSDEKKVGRAFSGAAIELALASYPGFTMTTPPTDGMPYGVYTPAYVDAALVEHVAVLPEGTRVGIPPSEQTWALAAVEAPSLPAPLPPGPMRRVALGRIVAARSGDKGGTANIGLWVRTDEAWRWLAHTLTPERLRDLLPETRDLPIQRHLFPRLRGLNFVIDGLLGEGVSSSTRFDPQGKALGEWLRSRHVEVPEVLL
- a CDS encoding glutamine amidotransferase; the protein is MDSTPFNAWKLVSLSPLPVWVLVLLGVGVALGVGLAAWGVRREPARARRWALWGLRLGAGVAALFFLLEPGIRNLQVARMKNRLAVLVDRSASMNFPVEPGGVTRSAQAAAFLEGAASGLAALQDRYTVELYGFDPELAPVTAETLTKEPARAGTSDLLSALRSAGAGAQGAKKLGGVLLLSDGADNVELANGVVGRARAALADLNVPVSTFVVGQEALKDLAVERVKVDDFAFVRNSLTVEVEVHGRGFSGQDVPVVLKQEGKVVASKSVRFDSSDDVKPIGFTFTPDQTGRFVYTVSVPVYPDEAVGDNNTRSFVLKVIRDRVRVLLVVGKPSWDERFLRGLLRQDANVDMVSFYILRTMSDDPGVVSQERELSLIPFPMEEIFDTKLDTFDVVIFQNFGYSDSSLSIAQYERNLERYVHNGGALVMIGGDSVLGEGRANMPTLYEALPLEGAGPANVDSFKARLTPEGMRHPVTAMASGGTSTESAWAELPAIPGANLTRAKPGATVLMDHPFLTTDGKNAPLVAVWDYGRGRAMVLATDASWYWAFTAHKEGSPSRTYDRFWGNALRWLVRDPDLTTLNVTADPPSVEPGRPVGVVVASRTSDYQPAQDAQVRVELVSVDTQKPVAVQTGQTGADGVVRLEFPPPAPGPYKLVATAKKGETDLGRGEDAVAVRAVGPELSDASVRPELMEQIAKYTGGKSYRLPMSGLPDDVPLLDPPVVEVGRAKDKPLWDRWYYLVALVGLMGAEWFLRRRFGYV
- a CDS encoding DUF4159 domain-containing protein; translation: MPVRPLSRRHLLFGSAALVPLLAGRASAFGEKSRFIPAVARHGGHWDARLSGLRRISWEVQRRTSVEVLPDARPFALSSPEIFEYPFLYLGADGGFPPFSTAEVENLRRYLTFGGFLLADANDGSDGEGFDASFRREIARVLPRSPLTPVPSTHVVFKSFFLLDSAPGRVLNKPQLEAAMVGKRAAVMYSQNDLAGAWSRGELGDYEFDVTPGGEPQRELAVRLGINLCMYALCLDYKDDAVHLPLILNKRR